The following are encoded together in the Brassica napus cultivar Da-Ae chromosome A9, Da-Ae, whole genome shotgun sequence genome:
- the LOC106421974 gene encoding LOW QUALITY PROTEIN: GDSL esterase/lipase At2g27360 (The sequence of the model RefSeq protein was modified relative to this genomic sequence to represent the inferred CDS: deleted 2 bases in 1 codon) yields MASLDSHVLMKIVSFFLYTLLVTSVSSETKCLNFQSIISFGDSITDTGNLIALSTPNELPESAFLPYGETFFHHPTGRYSDGRLIIDFIAEVLGLPHVPPFYGSKNGNFEKGVNFAVGGATALECSVLEERGISCPPKNKSLGVQLTNFKESLRSLCGSPSDCIDMIGNALILIGEIGGNDYNYPFFGHKNIEEVKELVPLVISTISSTITELVDMGGKTFLVPGDFPLGCSVIYLTLYQTSNKEAYDPQTGCLTWLNEFSEYHNEQLQAELNRLRKLYPYVNIIYGDYYNALLRLIQEPAKFGLMNNPLPVCCGLGGRYNYTFGVKCGLKGVECCNDPSKYVNWDGIHMTEAAYKWIAEGLLKGPYATPPFDWSCLSSEIKDKESLDTELFDEQLKQAGPKI; encoded by the exons ATGGCTTCCCTAGATTCTCATGTGTTGATGAAGATCGTGAGCTTCTTTTTATATACTCTTTTAGTCACTTCCGTTAGCTCGGAAACGAAGTGCCTGAACTTCCAGTCAATCATCAGTTTCGGAGATTCAATTACCGATACAGGAAACTTGATTGCTCTCTCTACTCCAAATGAACTTCCTGAATCCGCGTTTCTGCCTTACGGAGAAACCTTCTTCCACCATCCAACCGGCCGTTACTCCGACGGCCGCCTCATCATCGACTTCATTG CTGAGGTCTTAGGGCTTCCACATGTGCCTCCTTTTTATGGAtctaaaaatggaaactttgAGAAAGGAGTTAACTTCGCTGTGGGAGGAGCAACGGCACTGGAATGCTCCGTTCTTGAGGAGAGAGGGATTAGTTGTCCTCCTAAAAACAAAAGTTTAGGAGTTCAGCTTACGAACTTCAAAGAGAGTTTACGAAGCCTATGTGGCTCGCCATCAG ATTGTATAGATATGATTGGAAATGCTTTGATTCTTATTGGAGAGATTGGAGGGAATGATTATAATTATCCCTTCTTCGGCCACAAAAACATTGAGGAAGTCAAAGAACTCGTTCCCCTTGTGATCTCTACTATTTCTTCAACAATCACG GAGTTAGTCGATATGGGAGGAAAAACATTTCTAGTTCCCGGAGATTTCCCGCTCGGATGCTCAGTAATCTATTTGACACTATATCAAACATCAAACAAGGAAGCGTACGATCCCCAAACCGGATGTTTGACATGGTTGAACGAGTTTTCAGAATACCACAATGAGCAGCTTCAGGCTGAACTCAATAGACTCAGGAAGCTTTATCCTTATGTCAACATCATTTACGGTGACTATTACAACGCTTTGTTACGCCTTATCCAAGAACCAGCCAAATTCG GGCTCATGAACAACCCCTTGCCCGTTTGTTGCGGTTTAGGAGGACGGTACAACTACACCTTTGGCGTAAAATGTGGTTTAAAAGGAGTTGAATGTTGTAATGATCCTTCCAAGTATGTGAATTGGGATGGCATCCATATGACTGAGGCTGCATACAAATGGATAGCTGAGGGTTTACTCAAAGGACCGTATGCTACTCCTCCTTTCGATTGGTCTTGCCTCAGCTCCGAGATCAAGGACAAGGAGTCATTAGACACA GAATTATTCGATGAACAACTGAAACAAGCTGGTCCGAAAATTTAA
- the LOC106421971 gene encoding F-box protein At2g38590, which produces MAEELVLKGTVCAPTDMVTNMIVTSLPNKSIPIETTTKISDLPVNLVEEILSRVPLKYMRAVRLTCKEWDTLSKSPIFSKMHADKIRSDESMMMIAMIDYNLYLMRVVFFVNEDPHLERKGKLTCQDIQSKISQVFHCDGLLLCVLEEDATKVIVWNPYWGQTRSIDCRYSHRPYRWDRFTYALGYEDKGSCRSYKFLRFIDKYYNAPIDQFLWYEIYDFESSTWKTLDVTPHWRILFSQRGASLKGNTYRPASQRNTNDVLDDHIICFDYTSESFGPLLRLPFDAGEDDYVTLSCVREEKLAVLLTHNEAGPMEFDIWITTKIEADKVSWSKFLRVETETGFFALVNCDSFFIDEEKKVAMGYHNTFNIVGEVGYLKKLELVERAGTDVGYCKSNGCSYVPSLVQIKQSAAGGGGERKRQSDLEKQRYDQNMSRLATIENRSSV; this is translated from the coding sequence ATGGCCGAAGAGCTCGTCTTGAAAGGCACAGTGTGCGCCCCCACTGATATGGTCACCAACATGATCGTAACTTCGCTGCCAAACAAGTCAATCCCTATTGAAACAACGACGAAGATCTCCGATCTTCCGGTAAATTTGGTAGAGGAGATTCTCTCTAGGGTTCCCTTGAAATATATGAGAGCAGTGCGGTTAACTTGCAAAGAGTGGGACACTTTATCCAAGAGTCCAATCTTTTCAAAAATGCACGCTGATAAAATAAGATCAGATGAGTCTATGATGATGATCGCAATGATAGATTACAATCTTTATCTCATGAGGGTCGTTTTCTTTGTTAATGAAGATCCACACCTAGAGCGTAAAGGTAAGCTTACTTGCCAAGACATACAAAGTAAGATATCTCAAGTTTTCCATTGTGACGGTCTATTGTTATGCGTCTTGGAAGAAGATGCTACCAAAGTTATTGTTTGGAATCCTTATTGGGGTCAAACAAGGTCCATAGATTGTAGATACTCTCACCGCCCATACAGATGGGACAGGTTTACTTATGCTCTCGGATACGAGGACAAGGGCTCTTGTCGTAGCTACAAATTCTTGAGGTTTATAGATAAGTACTACAATGCACCCATAGACCAGTTTTTATGGTATGAGATTTACGATTTCGAGTCTAGTACATGGAAGACTCTTGATGTCACTCCACACTGGCGTATACTATTTAGTCAGCGTGGCGCGTCTCTCAAAGGTAACACTTACCGGCCTGCTTCACAAAGAAACACAAACGATGTGCTTGACGATCACATCATCTGTTTCGATTATACAAGTGAGAGTTTCGGTCCTCTTCTGCGTCTCCCGTTTGACGCTGGTGAGGATGACTATGTGACTTTATCATGTGTTAGAGAAGAGAAGCTTGCGGTTTTACTTACTCACAACGAAGCAGGTCCAATGGAGTTTGATATATGGATTACCACTAAGATTGAGGCCGACAAGGTATCGTGGAGCAAGTTCTTGAGAGTGGAAACGGAAACGGGATTTTTTGCTCTGGTTAATTGTGATAGTTTCTTCATTGACGAGGAGAAGAAAGTCGCAATGGGTTACCACAATACATTTAACATTGTTGGAGAAGTTGGATACTTGAAAAAGCTGGAGCTCGTAGAACGTGCAGGCACAGACGTAGGCTACTGTAAGTCAAACGGGTGCTCATATGTTCCAAGTCTAGTGCAAATCAAGCAATCTGCTGCAGGAGGAGGAGGTGAAAGGAAACGACAGAGCGACTTAGAAAAGCAACGATATGATCAAAATATGTCGAGACTTGCCACTATTGAAAATCGTAGCAGTGTGTGA
- the LOC106421972 gene encoding GDSL esterase/lipase At1g28580 → MASLASHLSKKLKNFFLITLLTTAAVTSEQQCRNFKSIIIFGDSITDTGNLLHLSDLNNLPQSAFPPYGETFFHVPTGRFSNGRLIIDFIAEFLRLPYVPPYFGSPNESFQKGVNFAVAGATALERSFLESRGIHYAYTNVSLGVQLKSFKKSLPNICGSPSDCREMIGDALIIVGEIGGNDYNYGLLVGKSIEEIKELVPLVISTISSVITELVHMGGRTIMVPTDLPIGCWTSFLTQYQTSNQEEYNPLTGCLNWLNEFVEHHNKELQEELNRLQKLYPHVTILYADYYNALLHIFQEPARFGFVNRPLSACCGTGGPYNFNNGSQCGTKGVDCCTDPSKYVHWDGFHLTESAYRWVAMGLLEGPYTLPAFDWSCPGFDIKNRTSSGRQYSFSSR, encoded by the exons ATGGCGTCTTTAGCCTCTCATCTCTCCAAGAAACTCAAAAACTTCTTTCTAATTACTTTGCTAACCACTGCCGCAGTAACTTCAGAACAACAGTGTCGGAATTTCAAGTCTATCATAATCTTCGGTGATTCCATCACCGACACCGGAAACTTGCTCCACCTCTCCGACCTTAACAACCTTCCTCAGTCTGCGTTTCCTCCGTACGGTGAAACCTTTTTCCACGTCCCCACAGGTCGTTTCTCCAACGGCCGTCTCATTATCGACTTCATAG CTGAATTTTTAAGGCTTCCTTATGTGCCTCCTTACTTTGGATCCCCAAATGAGAGCTTCCAGAAAGGAGTTAATTTCGCTGTAGCGGGTGCAACCGCATTGGAACGGAGTTTTCTTGAGAGCAGAGGAATCCATTATGCTTACACCAACGTTAGTTTAGGAGTTCAGCTTAAGAGCTTCAAGAAGAGTTTGCCAAATATATGTGGTTCACCTTCAG ATTGTAGAGAGATGATTGGAGATGCTTTGATTATCGTTGGAGAGATCGGAGGGAATGATTATAACTACGGACTCTTGGTTGGAAAAAGCATCGAGGAGATCAAAGAACTGGTTCCGCTAGTGATCAGTACTATATCTTCTGTGATTACG GAGTTGGTTCACATGGGAGGCAGAACGATCATGGTGCCTACGGACCTCCCAATCGGATGCTGGACATCGTTTTTAACGCAGTATCAAACATCAAACCAAGAAGAATACAATCCTTTAACAGGATGCTTGAACTGGCTAAACGAGTTTGTAGAACATCACAACAAAGAGCTTCAAGAAGAACTCAACAGACTCCAGAAACTCTACCCTCATGTTACAATCCTATATGCTGATTACTACAACGCCTTGTTACATATTTTCCAAGAACCGGCCAGATTCG GGTTCGTGAATCGACCTTTGTCAGCTTGCTGTGGAACAGGAGGTCCATACAACTTCAACAATGGTAGTCAGTGTGGAACTAAAGGAGTTGATTGTTGTACTGATCCTTCTAAGTATGTGCATTGGGACGGTTTTCATTTGACCGAGTCTGCGTATAGATGGGTCGCCATGGGATTACTGGAGGGACCCTACACGCTTCCTGCTTTCGACTGGTCATGCCCCGGCTTTGATATTAAGAACAGAACATCATCAGGTAGACAGTATTCTTTTAGCAGTAGGTGA